In Bacillus sp. FJAT-45037, the following are encoded in one genomic region:
- a CDS encoding LacI family DNA-binding transcriptional regulator: MATIKEVAKLAGLSRTTVSRVMNNHPYVSDEKREQVLDAMTQLGYVPNSSARRLRKNRTETIAVLISRVVNPFFSKLVDEMERIAAEHGYQVILCNTRQDKDKERNYLELLRTKQVDGVILASIENEWDVIEPYTEYGPIICCNEYREGIAVPSIRLDQIKAGALATNHLIELGHSRVVYIGGSQDSPLSEDRRRGYEQALTSAGINIVKDYIIHDVYGIEDGQLICERLLDLKPRPTAVFAGSDEVAVGLMNALLERGLRIPEDFAVVGFDNQPIAEIISPKLTTIEQPINQLSHMAMTRMLHALQTTQKLSPSIEFLSHQLIIRQSTTGKKN; encoded by the coding sequence ATGGCAACGATTAAAGAAGTCGCGAAGTTAGCTGGGTTATCAAGAACGACGGTTTCGCGTGTGATGAATAATCATCCGTATGTATCCGATGAAAAAAGAGAACAAGTATTAGATGCGATGACTCAACTTGGGTATGTCCCAAATAGTTCAGCAAGACGTTTGCGAAAAAACCGAACAGAGACGATTGCTGTCCTGATCTCACGTGTCGTCAACCCCTTTTTCAGTAAGCTTGTCGATGAGATGGAACGGATCGCAGCAGAGCATGGGTATCAAGTGATCTTGTGCAACACAAGGCAAGACAAAGATAAGGAACGAAATTACTTAGAATTATTACGAACGAAACAAGTCGATGGAGTGATCCTCGCTTCGATTGAGAATGAGTGGGATGTAATTGAGCCGTATACTGAATATGGGCCGATCATTTGCTGTAATGAGTATCGAGAAGGTATCGCGGTCCCGTCGATTAGACTTGATCAAATCAAAGCAGGAGCTCTTGCGACGAATCACCTTATTGAACTTGGTCACTCTCGCGTTGTCTACATTGGGGGAAGTCAAGATAGTCCACTCTCTGAGGACAGAAGGAGAGGGTATGAACAAGCCTTAACGAGCGCGGGTATCAATATTGTCAAAGACTACATTATTCATGATGTGTACGGCATTGAAGATGGGCAATTGATTTGTGAGCGACTGTTAGATTTGAAACCTCGGCCTACAGCGGTATTTGCAGGCAGTGATGAAGTAGCGGTTGGATTAATGAATGCCCTGCTTGAAAGGGGCTTACGTATTCCAGAGGATTTTGCTGTTGTCGGTTTTGACAATCAACCCATCGCAGAAATCATATCGCCTAAATTAACGACGATTGAGCAGCCGATTAACCAATTAAGTCATATGGCGATGACAAGAATGCTTCATGCCCTTCAAACAACACAAAAGTTGTCGCCAAGCATTGAGTTTTTGTCGCATCAATTGATCATTAGGCAATCAACGACTGGAAAAAAAAATTAA
- the hisS gene encoding histidine--tRNA ligase codes for MSIQIPRGTQDLLPGEIEIWQYIEKKAEEICSRYNYQEIRTPIFEHTDVFARGVGETTDIVQKEMYTFTDRGERSLTLRPEGTAGVVRSFVGNKLYGSANQPTKLFYTGPMFRYERPQAGRMRQFVQFGVEALGSKDPAIDAEVLGLVMSIYYELGLTDIKLVLNSLGDKESRDAHREALIKHFKPNIEEFCSDCQNRLDKNPLRILDCKKDREHPLMATAPSIHDYYTEESAAYFEQVKAHLDQMDLPYVIDPTLVRGLDYYNHTAFEVMAEGEGFGAITTLCGGGRYNGLVQEFGGPETPGIGFAFSIERLIMALKAQGKVPELGNQLDCFVVTLGEKAKEKSVELLYQLRQAGLKADKDYLDKKMKAQFKAADRLNVRYTAILGDNELEENRINVKNMETGEQVEIALDSFITYMKEQAKGGKLDDR; via the coding sequence ATGAGTATTCAAATTCCACGCGGTACGCAAGATTTATTACCAGGTGAAATTGAAATTTGGCAGTATATCGAAAAAAAGGCTGAAGAAATTTGCAGCCGTTACAACTATCAAGAAATTCGCACCCCAATTTTTGAGCATACAGATGTGTTTGCACGAGGTGTGGGAGAAACAACCGATATCGTTCAAAAAGAAATGTATACATTTACTGATCGTGGCGAGCGAAGTCTTACACTACGCCCAGAAGGAACAGCTGGTGTTGTTCGCTCATTTGTTGGCAATAAGCTTTACGGATCGGCCAATCAACCAACGAAGTTATTTTACACAGGCCCTATGTTCCGATATGAGCGTCCCCAAGCAGGTCGCATGCGCCAGTTCGTTCAGTTTGGCGTTGAAGCATTAGGGAGTAAAGATCCAGCAATCGATGCGGAAGTATTGGGACTTGTAATGAGTATTTATTATGAGCTTGGACTAACAGATATTAAGCTGGTGTTAAACAGCTTAGGAGATAAAGAAAGCCGGGATGCCCATCGTGAAGCGTTAATTAAGCATTTTAAACCGAACATCGAAGAATTTTGTTCAGATTGTCAGAACCGTCTAGACAAGAATCCATTGCGTATTCTTGATTGTAAGAAGGACCGGGAACATCCATTAATGGCAACGGCCCCTTCGATTCATGACTACTACACAGAAGAGTCTGCTGCATACTTTGAACAAGTCAAAGCTCATTTAGATCAAATGGACCTGCCATATGTGATTGACCCAACGCTCGTGCGCGGTCTTGATTACTACAACCATACGGCATTTGAAGTGATGGCAGAAGGTGAAGGGTTTGGAGCAATTACGACATTATGTGGCGGCGGTCGTTACAATGGACTTGTTCAGGAATTTGGTGGGCCAGAAACTCCTGGTATTGGCTTTGCATTTAGTATTGAGCGACTAATCATGGCATTAAAAGCACAAGGGAAAGTGCCAGAACTAGGCAATCAACTGGACTGTTTTGTCGTGACACTAGGCGAGAAGGCGAAAGAAAAATCTGTCGAATTGTTATATCAATTACGCCAAGCAGGATTGAAAGCAGATAAAGATTACTTAGATAAAAAGATGAAAGCTCAATTTAAAGCAGCAGATCGTTTAAATGTTCGGTACACAGCGATTCTTGGAGACAATGAGCTTGAAGAAAACCGTATTAACGTGAAAAACATGGAAACTGGTGAGCAAGTCGAGATCGCACTCGATTCATTTATCACATATATGAAAGAGCAAGCAAAGGGAGGCAAATTAGATGATAGGTAG
- the aspS gene encoding aspartate--tRNA ligase — protein MIGRTHHCGELKKDQVGEVVQLKGWVQKRRDLGNVIFLDLRDRSGIVQVVFSQEVDKEALEAAERVRNEYVLEVEGTVVAREERTVNDKLPTGEIEIHVHKMAVLNASKSLPFQIEADTDASEDVRLRYRYLDLRRPDMQEIFKLRHQTTKLIRNFLDDETFIEIETPMLTKSTPEGARDYLVPSRVHHGEFYALPQSPQIFKQLLMVSGFERYYQVVRCFRDEDLRADRQPEFTQIDIETSFMDKEDLLAMTEKMMAKVLKETKGVDVSLPMPRLTYDEAMNRYGSDKPDTRFEMELVELSDVVKDSSFKVFTGAINSGGIVKGLNLKGGASKMSRKEIDALTDFVKPYGAKGLAWLKVEAEGLKGPVAKFFEGEQAEQLLATMNGEKGDLLFFAADKKQVVFDSLGALRLKFGKEFDLINKDAYNFLWVVDFPLVEYDENAKRFVALHHPFTSPKKTDRDLLATDPAAVRAEAYDLVLNGYELGGGSQRIYEREIQEHMFRALGFTEEEAKEQFGFLLEAFEYGTPPHGGIALGLDRLVMLLAGRSNLRDTIAFPKTASASCLLTNAPSEVSLDQLIDLNLSIIGKKTDKVKA, from the coding sequence ATGATAGGTAGAACACATCATTGTGGCGAATTAAAGAAAGATCAAGTAGGGGAAGTGGTCCAACTAAAAGGGTGGGTGCAAAAGCGTCGTGACTTAGGAAATGTGATTTTCCTAGATTTACGTGACCGCTCAGGCATTGTGCAAGTGGTATTTAGTCAAGAAGTAGATAAAGAGGCTCTAGAAGCGGCTGAGCGCGTTCGTAATGAATATGTACTTGAAGTCGAAGGAACCGTCGTAGCCCGTGAAGAACGCACAGTAAATGATAAGCTTCCAACAGGAGAAATCGAAATTCACGTTCATAAAATGGCGGTGTTAAATGCGTCAAAATCGCTACCGTTCCAAATCGAAGCAGACACAGATGCATCAGAGGATGTTCGCTTGCGTTACCGTTATTTAGACCTACGTCGCCCTGATATGCAAGAAATCTTTAAGTTACGTCATCAAACAACGAAGTTAATTCGAAACTTCTTAGATGACGAGACGTTCATTGAAATTGAAACACCAATGTTGACAAAGAGTACACCAGAAGGCGCACGTGATTATCTTGTGCCAAGTCGTGTTCACCACGGTGAATTTTATGCCTTACCGCAGTCGCCGCAGATCTTTAAACAGCTACTAATGGTATCTGGCTTTGAACGTTACTATCAAGTGGTTCGTTGTTTCCGTGATGAGGATTTACGTGCGGATCGTCAACCAGAGTTTACTCAAATTGATATTGAGACTTCATTTATGGACAAAGAAGACCTTCTTGCTATGACGGAAAAAATGATGGCGAAAGTTTTAAAGGAAACAAAAGGTGTTGATGTTTCTCTACCAATGCCACGCCTAACGTATGATGAGGCAATGAATCGTTACGGTTCTGATAAGCCAGACACTCGTTTTGAGATGGAACTTGTCGAGCTATCTGATGTTGTGAAGGATTCAAGTTTCAAAGTATTTACAGGTGCGATTAATAGCGGTGGAATTGTTAAAGGCTTGAACTTAAAAGGTGGTGCAAGCAAAATGTCTCGTAAAGAGATTGATGCCTTAACAGATTTTGTTAAGCCTTATGGTGCCAAAGGTCTTGCTTGGTTAAAAGTTGAAGCTGAGGGTCTTAAAGGACCAGTTGCTAAGTTCTTTGAAGGCGAGCAAGCAGAGCAACTCCTTGCAACAATGAACGGAGAAAAAGGAGATTTACTTTTCTTTGCAGCGGATAAGAAGCAAGTAGTGTTTGATAGCTTAGGTGCGCTTCGACTGAAATTTGGTAAAGAATTTGACCTGATTAATAAAGATGCTTATAACTTCCTATGGGTTGTTGATTTCCCGCTTGTTGAGTACGATGAGAACGCTAAACGCTTTGTCGCACTTCACCATCCGTTCACAAGCCCGAAAAAAACGGATCGTGACCTTTTAGCGACAGATCCAGCAGCTGTTCGTGCAGAAGCGTATGACCTTGTATTAAATGGATATGAGCTTGGTGGCGGATCGCAACGTATTTATGAGCGTGAAATCCAAGAGCATATGTTCAGAGCTTTAGGATTTACTGAAGAAGAAGCAAAAGAACAATTCGGTTTCTTGCTTGAAGCGTTTGAGTATGGCACACCACCACATGGAGGGATTGCCCTAGGTCTTGACCGTTTAGTAATGTTACTAGCAGGACGTTCGAACTTACGTGATACAATTGCTTTCCCTAAGACAGCAAGTGCAAGCTGCTTACTAACAAACGCACCAAGTGAAGTAAGTTTGGATCAACTAATTGACCTGAACTTATCAATCATCGGCAAAAAAACAGATAAAGTAAAAGCTTAA
- a CDS encoding homoserine dehydrogenase, whose protein sequence is MSDMLKVGVLGFGTVGSGVYERLEKSRSVIERQLGEPFEVVAILVKDRQKDRVKTDNALITTEWLEFLRHAEYDIVFEAIGGVDPAFSYTKSLLQKGVPVITANKKLVAIKGKHLEELARDTQTFYGYEAAVAGAIPIVNALRGTLATTSIHRVTGILNGTTNYMLTEMITKNRSFADVLLEAQQLGYAESDPTDDIESYDAWYKLAILSRLCFGKWVQLTDFSRIGVTSIEKWHVDVANEIGCQVKLVGDAAVDGNEIIGSVSPAFISNQERLASIHGVTNGIVLYGEDIGELSFIGPGAGGAATANSMVEDFLFHSNYQADRAVVETKEQPALVEECLVFVNQASYGTCLHWAENNGVNIIEAVSHEEGEAWVVRDAPVHLLEQPVYRFLDQTRQSVTSKNVEVL, encoded by the coding sequence ATGAGTGACATGTTAAAAGTGGGCGTCCTCGGATTTGGAACAGTTGGTAGCGGTGTGTATGAACGGTTAGAGAAAAGTAGAAGTGTCATCGAGCGACAATTGGGAGAACCATTTGAAGTTGTGGCGATTTTAGTGAAAGACCGGCAAAAGGATCGTGTAAAAACAGACAATGCTCTGATTACGACAGAGTGGCTAGAGTTTTTGCGACATGCCGAGTATGATATTGTCTTTGAAGCCATCGGAGGAGTAGATCCTGCTTTCTCGTACACAAAATCATTGCTCCAAAAAGGGGTACCCGTAATCACAGCCAATAAGAAGCTCGTTGCGATAAAAGGAAAGCACTTAGAGGAGCTCGCACGTGACACTCAAACTTTTTATGGATACGAGGCAGCAGTAGCTGGTGCGATTCCGATTGTTAATGCACTGAGAGGAACGTTGGCAACAACATCGATTCACCGTGTGACAGGGATTTTAAATGGAACAACTAATTATATGTTGACAGAGATGATTACGAAAAATCGTAGTTTCGCCGATGTACTGCTAGAAGCGCAGCAACTAGGGTATGCAGAAAGTGATCCAACAGACGACATTGAAAGTTATGATGCATGGTATAAACTCGCTATTTTAAGTAGATTATGCTTTGGAAAATGGGTTCAGTTAACTGATTTTTCTCGGATTGGTGTGACCTCGATTGAGAAATGGCATGTCGATGTCGCGAATGAAATCGGGTGCCAGGTGAAGCTAGTAGGTGATGCAGCGGTTGATGGAAATGAAATAATCGGGAGTGTGTCGCCAGCGTTTATTAGCAATCAAGAACGACTAGCCTCGATTCATGGAGTGACAAACGGCATTGTGCTTTACGGCGAGGACATTGGTGAATTGTCATTCATCGGACCAGGAGCAGGAGGCGCGGCTACAGCGAATAGTATGGTCGAAGATTTTCTTTTCCATAGCAACTATCAAGCTGATCGAGCGGTTGTCGAGACGAAGGAACAGCCCGCTCTAGTAGAAGAATGTCTTGTTTTCGTTAATCAAGCAAGTTACGGAACTTGTCTTCACTGGGCCGAGAACAACGGCGTAAACATTATCGAGGCTGTATCTCATGAGGAAGGGGAAGCATGGGTTGTTCGCGATGCACCCGTTCACTTGTTAGAACAGCCTGTCTATCGCTTTCTTGATCAAACAAGACAGAGTGTCACCTCTAAAAATGTTGAGGTCTTATAA
- a CDS encoding tRNA threonylcarbamoyladenosine dehydratase, translated as MLHQFSRNELAIGHDGLDQLKNSTVAVLGIGGVGSFSAEALARSGVGRLVLVDKDDVDITNVNRQIHALLSTVGRQKVELMKERIADINPDCEVIALKMFYTEETYEQFFEYGLDYVIDASDTISYKIHLMKQCLERKIPIISSMGAANKMDPTRLRITDISKTSYDPLAKVIRTRLRKEGIKKGIEVVFSDEQPIKIREDIRKEIVPQQAEEGKIRKAKMPPSSNAFVPSVAGLIMAGHVVTKLLDGIQINR; from the coding sequence ATGTTGCACCAATTTTCACGTAATGAATTAGCGATTGGGCATGATGGACTCGATCAATTAAAAAATAGCACTGTAGCGGTACTTGGTATCGGTGGCGTTGGTTCGTTTTCTGCTGAAGCACTTGCTCGTTCTGGTGTTGGTCGTCTGGTTCTTGTTGATAAAGATGATGTGGATATTACCAATGTGAATCGCCAAATCCATGCTTTACTGTCAACGGTTGGACGTCAAAAAGTTGAATTGATGAAAGAGCGAATTGCTGACATTAATCCAGATTGCGAAGTCATCGCTCTAAAAATGTTTTACACAGAAGAGACATATGAGCAATTTTTCGAATATGGACTTGATTATGTAATTGATGCTAGTGACACGATTTCATACAAGATTCATTTAATGAAGCAATGCTTAGAGAGAAAGATTCCAATCATCTCTAGCATGGGAGCAGCGAATAAAATGGACCCAACACGCCTTCGCATCACGGACATTTCAAAGACAAGCTATGACCCGTTGGCAAAAGTGATCCGTACACGTCTTCGTAAAGAAGGCATTAAAAAAGGGATTGAAGTTGTCTTCTCTGATGAGCAGCCGATTAAAATTCGCGAAGATATCCGCAAAGAAATCGTTCCACAGCAAGCAGAAGAAGGAAAGATTCGCAAAGCAAAAATGCCACCTTCCTCTAATGCCTTTGTTCCATCTGTTGCAGGGTTAATTATGGCAGGGCATGTTGTAACAAAGCTTTTAGATGGAATTCAAATCAACAGATAA
- a CDS encoding RsfA family transcriptional regulator has protein sequence MKVRQDAWSHEDDVLLAETVLKHICDGSTQLQAFEEVGDALNRTSAACGFRWNAVVRQKYVNQIAQAKKERKERKRAMSYHFYTQRKPVSWNPPTITYTEPSATTNMLSLDSVIQFLQTLSHKEDTSSLEEENAALIQTNLDLINKNRELESEIQKLKQDSSIIEEDYQSLIQIMNRARRMAILEDDEPLQNPAFKMDKNGNLEQVAK, from the coding sequence ATGAAAGTTAGACAGGATGCATGGTCACACGAAGATGATGTCTTACTCGCTGAAACGGTTCTTAAACATATTTGCGACGGTAGTACCCAGTTACAAGCTTTTGAAGAGGTCGGAGATGCCCTCAATCGAACATCTGCCGCGTGTGGATTTAGGTGGAATGCTGTAGTACGCCAAAAATATGTCAACCAAATCGCCCAAGCAAAAAAAGAGCGTAAAGAACGCAAACGCGCAATGTCGTATCATTTCTATACCCAACGAAAGCCCGTCTCATGGAATCCACCGACGATCACGTATACCGAACCATCTGCAACAACAAATATGTTATCTCTAGACTCTGTGATTCAATTTTTACAGACGTTATCTCATAAAGAAGATACCTCTTCCTTAGAAGAAGAAAATGCAGCATTAATTCAAACAAACTTAGATCTGATCAACAAAAACCGCGAGCTAGAATCAGAAATCCAGAAACTCAAACAAGATAGCTCAATCATCGAAGAAGATTACCAGTCACTCATCCAAATCATGAACCGAGCCCGCCGTATGGCTATCCTAGAAGACGACGAACCCCTCCAAAATCCCGCCTTCAAAATGGACAAAAACGGCAACCTAGAACAAGTCGCAAAGTGA
- a CDS encoding PAS domain-containing sensor histidine kinase, producing the protein MLKTLRAKLLFFFLSATLLPLIFVGYITFQSQKIEMNKQLHESMYTMADSLAISIEDIVNERMIDVVMLANNRSINNPDESREQVREELRLFVNAHSVFFGAMFVNTEGIVTVDLDNTIIGTDVNTRPWYREANASSGIYFSEIFYSDVINQPTIVLASKVKDGEGEDIGTVAAIFDVNFLWDRLAQYRKQQKNYGLEGYAFLVNGNGDIISHPNEKYILTYNYLKRNNMTNPQFEKLVIDRDIYHSEGNDMMQTFARVGKMQGFNNDWYVGVSVPQDQINNPINELLLKYLILFGCVLFIISIAVLKLSSYIVQPLQKLVHATSDFAFGKKVYPLAPDAYHEVDTLTRTFNMMTRRLVEREKSHQKSTLILETTDNGVFAFHQNSQRVTTFNSQCEQLFGLEKEQVIGATLDQVIENNTSFDHFISCSKLADVLKSQDFKKKYEFECTLDGKKKIFFASVSTLPKLNNEEELEDVLLIFIDITDKRNMELELVRSEKQQLVGQLAAGFAHEIRNPLTTIRGFMQVFYQSDSTKPEHKDHYHVMIKEIDRVNMIIGELLHMANPNVIGTKSETNIKELLQDIVTLFEPKAIQEQVRVVLDVEPLPNVYLERSKLHQVVMNLVKNGLEAIDLDGKLYVRAYESKEYDSIIIQVEDNGVGMNDETLHKLGTPFFTTKETGTGLGLMTSFRIIDEMGGTMTVRSEKGVGATFTIHLPRSEVKMYQ; encoded by the coding sequence ATGTTAAAAACTTTACGAGCAAAACTATTGTTCTTTTTCTTATCTGCTACATTACTACCATTAATATTTGTAGGATATATTACCTTTCAATCACAAAAGATTGAAATGAATAAGCAATTACATGAATCGATGTATACAATGGCAGATAGTTTAGCCATCTCAATTGAAGATATTGTAAATGAACGTATGATCGACGTGGTGATGCTCGCGAATAATCGATCCATTAATAATCCAGATGAATCCCGAGAACAAGTTCGCGAAGAGTTACGGTTATTTGTTAATGCCCATTCTGTTTTTTTTGGGGCGATGTTTGTTAACACAGAAGGGATCGTTACAGTCGATCTTGATAATACCATTATTGGTACGGATGTGAACACAAGACCTTGGTACCGAGAGGCTAATGCTAGTAGCGGAATTTATTTTTCTGAGATTTTTTATTCAGACGTGATTAATCAACCAACCATCGTCCTAGCGAGTAAAGTGAAAGACGGTGAGGGTGAGGACATTGGAACCGTTGCGGCAATTTTTGATGTGAATTTTTTATGGGATCGACTCGCACAATACCGAAAGCAACAGAAGAATTATGGACTAGAGGGATATGCCTTTTTAGTAAATGGTAACGGAGATATCATATCTCATCCGAATGAAAAGTATATTTTGACTTACAACTATTTAAAGCGAAATAATATGACAAATCCACAGTTTGAAAAATTGGTTATCGACCGAGACATCTACCATTCTGAAGGCAATGACATGATGCAAACCTTTGCGAGAGTAGGGAAAATGCAGGGATTTAATAATGACTGGTATGTCGGTGTATCCGTACCGCAAGATCAAATTAATAATCCAATCAACGAGTTGTTGTTAAAATATCTGATCTTATTCGGATGCGTCTTGTTTATTATTTCTATAGCTGTGCTGAAACTTTCTTCTTACATTGTCCAGCCTTTGCAAAAATTGGTTCATGCAACGAGCGATTTTGCTTTTGGGAAGAAAGTCTATCCGCTAGCACCAGATGCCTATCATGAAGTTGATACGTTAACCCGTACGTTTAATATGATGACGAGGCGATTAGTAGAGCGTGAGAAGAGTCATCAAAAATCCACGCTTATACTCGAGACGACAGACAACGGAGTGTTTGCATTCCATCAAAATAGTCAACGCGTGACAACGTTCAATAGTCAATGTGAGCAATTATTTGGTCTTGAAAAAGAACAGGTGATTGGTGCGACGTTAGACCAAGTGATTGAGAATAATACATCATTTGATCATTTTATTAGCTGTTCTAAATTAGCCGATGTATTGAAAAGCCAAGATTTCAAAAAAAAATATGAGTTTGAATGTACTTTAGATGGAAAAAAGAAGATCTTCTTTGCCAGTGTATCGACTTTACCTAAATTAAATAATGAAGAAGAGCTTGAAGATGTTCTATTGATCTTTATCGATATTACGGATAAGCGCAATATGGAGCTAGAGCTTGTCAGATCAGAAAAGCAGCAACTAGTCGGTCAGCTTGCTGCAGGGTTTGCTCATGAAATCCGCAACCCGTTAACGACGATTCGTGGTTTCATGCAAGTATTTTACCAGTCTGATTCAACAAAGCCAGAGCATAAAGATCATTATCATGTGATGATTAAAGAGATTGATAGAGTGAACATGATCATCGGAGAACTTCTACACATGGCGAACCCGAATGTGATAGGAACAAAATCCGAAACGAATATCAAAGAGCTTTTACAGGATATTGTGACATTATTTGAACCGAAAGCGATTCAAGAACAGGTAAGGGTGGTCTTAGATGTAGAACCGCTTCCGAATGTGTATCTTGAGCGAAGTAAACTTCACCAGGTCGTGATGAACCTTGTTAAAAATGGGTTAGAAGCGATCGATCTAGATGGGAAACTATACGTGCGAGCTTATGAGAGTAAAGAATATGACTCGATTATCATTCAAGTTGAAGATAATGGGGTAGGTATGAACGATGAAACACTTCATAAGCTTGGTACACCATTTTTTACAACGAAAGAAACAGGCACAGGGCTTGGTCTGATGACATCATTTCGTATCATTGATGAAATGGGCGGTACGATGACAGTGAGAAGTGAAAAAGGAGTGGGAGCAACATTTACAATCCATCTCCCTCGCTCAGAAGTGAAAATGTATCAATAA
- a CDS encoding replication-associated recombination protein A produces MQKEPLAYRMRPKKIEDIIGQTHLVGEGKLLRRMVDVGQLSSMILYGPPGIGKTSIATAIAGSTDTPFKLLNAVVHNKKDMEIAVAEAKMHGQLIVILDEVHRLDKAKQDFLLPHLEKGLIILIGATTSNPYHSINPAIRSRCQIFELESLTPDDIKIALVRAIEDPDTGFGQEKVTMSDEAITHLAEMCGGDVRSALNALELAIKSTYADEEGTKTITLKTAEACIQKKSFHHDKDGDAHYDVLSAFQKSIRGSDVNAGLHYLARLLEAGDLTSIARRLLVIAYEDIGLANPQAGARTLAAIESAERLGMPEARIPYANAVIELCLSPKSNSAYTAIDAAIADIRQGPVGDVPKHLKDAHYKGAQALGRGVEYKYPHNYDHGWVKQQYLPDRLKNAHYFEPKRTGKFEQALAVIYEKLDKR; encoded by the coding sequence ATGCAAAAAGAACCACTCGCATACCGCATGCGCCCTAAAAAAATAGAAGACATCATCGGCCAGACACATCTTGTCGGTGAGGGAAAGCTTCTCCGCCGCATGGTTGATGTTGGTCAATTATCATCGATGATTTTATACGGCCCACCTGGCATTGGCAAGACATCGATTGCTACAGCGATTGCCGGGAGTACAGATACACCTTTTAAACTTCTCAATGCTGTCGTTCATAATAAAAAAGACATGGAAATCGCTGTCGCTGAGGCGAAAATGCACGGACAACTCATCGTCATTTTAGATGAAGTACACAGACTCGATAAAGCAAAGCAGGATTTTCTTTTGCCTCATTTAGAAAAAGGTTTGATCATTTTAATCGGCGCGACAACATCAAATCCATATCACTCTATTAATCCAGCGATTCGTAGTCGTTGTCAAATCTTTGAACTTGAATCACTCACGCCTGATGACATAAAAATTGCTTTAGTCCGTGCCATTGAAGATCCCGATACTGGATTTGGACAAGAGAAGGTTACGATGTCTGATGAAGCCATTACCCACCTTGCTGAAATGTGTGGAGGCGATGTCCGCTCAGCGTTAAATGCCTTAGAGCTTGCGATTAAATCAACGTACGCCGATGAAGAAGGCACCAAGACGATTACCCTAAAAACAGCTGAAGCGTGCATCCAAAAAAAGAGCTTCCACCATGATAAAGATGGCGATGCTCATTATGACGTCTTATCCGCTTTTCAAAAATCAATTCGAGGCAGTGATGTGAATGCCGGCTTACATTATTTAGCTAGACTGCTTGAAGCGGGTGATTTAACGAGTATTGCGAGACGATTGCTCGTCATTGCGTATGAGGATATAGGTCTTGCTAATCCACAAGCTGGTGCTAGAACGCTTGCCGCGATTGAATCGGCAGAACGCCTCGGCATGCCTGAAGCACGCATTCCTTACGCCAATGCTGTCATTGAACTCTGTCTTTCTCCTAAATCGAATTCCGCTTATACAGCGATTGACGCAGCAATTGCTGATATACGTCAAGGTCCTGTAGGCGATGTACCTAAGCATTTAAAAGATGCTCATTACAAAGGTGCACAAGCATTAGGGCGAGGAGTGGAATATAAGTATCCACACAACTATGATCATGGCTGGGTCAAACAACAATACTTACCAGACCGTCTCAAAAACGCTCATTATTTTGAACCTAAGCGGACAGGTAAGTTTGAACAAGCCTTAGCTGTCATCTACGAAAAACTAGATAAACGGTAA